The Oncorhynchus tshawytscha isolate Ot180627B linkage group LG30, Otsh_v2.0, whole genome shotgun sequence genome includes a region encoding these proteins:
- the LOC112250227 gene encoding uncharacterized protein LOC112250227 produces the protein MDRRFHNLTLEQVQTLDQVLTEVIPIHGRGNFPTLEVRPKDIIHVVKDRLLEREIRVRDIRLNGSTASHVMVRDNGTGYRDLDIIFGVELPRQEDFQVIKEVVLGSLRDLLPRGVNRRKITCLTMKEAYVQKMVKVFNEHDRWSLISLSNNRGKTVGLRFVSSLRRQFEFSVDSFQIILDRMLESYWETERRQEIQCEGLESHNGIVLHPDRGAEKAIMVPQYSSTSENLKEDKDKDPMMTRFADSPCHSEQVVVQEEESSHPMNVHATGKQEPLEVLEIERAELDLGTLENEEEVEEEGVVKVDTVLEIRVEEKMPFVQNTDYPSLISSSKILTDVMEPLVSNISVNPQSNIEESLISESKDIKPSPVLLTENSVQEQLQVMPQSTSQTCTAVTQNVHLEHLFPPPAKKTCNTSQGIVPDYCPSPKPPRKMSRKMSSISSLPEKWSLLKDLSDLTTQLFEPIEILPTPQPNHSLLDTDQGHYSSSSGSRQRKSEGTKTFTDHLTPAVSSQDKNISPCTVEQIVRVKYSKKPPDSEASEESLSLQTTGNQVPETEPAATQELAPPETTTVCPRAGASSAPRDKASITVVAECMYGDFEQAMDHLRFRLIATHNPEEIRGGGLLKYSDLLVRNFRPASETEIKSLERYMCSRFFIDFPDVSEQQRKIEAYLRCHFVGDEETSKYDYLMTLRRVIDESTVCLMGHERRQTLNMITVLALRVLGEQNAIPNTANVTCFYQPAPYMADPIFSSYYIPQAAQPPLLYHPYPLHVHMQTGLV, from the coding sequence ATGGATAGAAGATTCCACAACTTGACTCTGGAGCAAGTCCAGACTCTGGACCAGGTGTTGACAGAGGTGATCCCCATCCACGGCAGAGGGAACTTCCCCACCCTGGAGGTGAGACCCAAGGACATCATCCACGTAGTGAAGGACCGGCTGTTGGAGAGGGAGATCAGGGTCAGGGACATCCGCCTCAATGGCTCCACCGCCAGCCATGTGATGGTCAGGGACAATGGCACAGGCTACAGAGACCTGGACATCATCTTTGGAGTGGAGCTGCCCAGACAGGAGGACTTCCAGGTCATCAAGGAGGTGGTGCTGGGCAGCCTGCGTGACCTCCTTCCCCGTGGGGTCAACAGACGCAAGATCACCTGCCTCACCATGAAGGAGGCCTATGTGCAGAAGATGGTCAAGGTCTTCAATGAGCACGACCGCTGGAGCCTTATCTCACTGTCCAATAACAGGGGTAAAACAGTGGGGCTCAGGTTTGTAAGTTCCCTGCGACGCCAGTTTGAGTTCAGTGTGGACTCCTTCCAGATTATATTGGACCGTATGCTGGAGTCATactgggagactgagaggaggCAAGAAATTCAGTGTGAGGGATTGGAGTCACACAATGGCATTGTGTTACATCCAGATAGAGGGGCAGAGAAAGCCATAATGGTACCCCAGTATTCTTCCACCTCTGAGAATCTAAAAGAGGATAAAGACAAAGATCCAATGATGACTCGCTTCGCTGACAGTCCGTGCCACAGTGAACAGGTTGTTGTTCAAGAGGAAGAATCATCACATCCAATGAATGTGCATGCAACTGGAAAACAAGAGCCACTGGAAgtgttagagatagagagagcagagctagacctGGGGACTCTGGAGAATGAGGAAGAGGTAGAAGAAGAGGGGGTGGTAAAGGTTGATACAGTACTTGAGATAAGAGTAGAGGAAAAAATGCCATTTGTTCAGAATACAGATTATCCCTCACTTATATCCTCCTCCAAAATATTGACAGACGTGATGGAACCTCTGGTGTCAAATATATCTGTAAACCCTCAAAGTAACATAGAGGAGTCACTGATCTCTGAGTCAAAAGACATCAAGCCATCCCCAGTGTTGCTCACAGAGAACTCAGTGCAAGAGCAACTTCAAGTGATGCCTCAATCCACATCCCAAACCTGCACTGCTGTCACACAAAACGTACATCTTGAACATTTATTCCCTCCGCCAGCCAAGAAAACCTGTAACACATCCCAGGGAATTGTCCCTGACTATTGCCCCTCACCTAAACCACCAAGGAAGATGTCACGGAAGATGAGCAGCATCTCATCACTCCCTGAAAAATGGTCTTTGTTAAAAGATTTGTCAGATCTGACAACACAGCTGTTTGAGCCTATAGAAATACTTCCAACACCTCAACCAAATCACTCTTTATTAGACACTGATCAAGGCCATTATTCATCCTCCTCAGGGTCCAGACAGAGGAAGTCAGAGGGCACTAAAACATTCACAGACCACCTTACTCCAGCCGTTTCATCCCAGGATAAAAACATCTCACCCTGTACCGTAGAACAAATAGTCAGGGTGAAATATTCAAAAAAGCCTCCAGACTCAGAAGCTTCTGAGGAATCATTGTCCCTTCAAACAACAGGGAACCAAGTCCCAGAGACTGAACCTGCTGCTACTCAGGAACTAGCGCCACCAGAGACAACTACGGTCTGTCCACGGGCAGGGGCAAGTTCGGCCCCAAGGGACAAGGCCAGCATCACTGTGGTAGCAGAGTGCATGTACGGGGACTTTGAGCAAGCCATGGATCATCTGCGTTTCCGACTGATTGCCACCCATAACCCAGAGGAGATCAGAGGAGGTGGGCTTCTGAAGTATAGTGACCTGCTGGTGAGGAACTTCAGGCCAGCCAGCGAGACAGAGATTAAGTCCCTAGAGCGCTACATGTGCTCCCGTTTCTTTATTGACTTTCCTGACGTTAGCGAGCAGCAGCGCAAGATCGAGGCCTACCTGCGCTGCCACTTTGTTGGCGACGAGGAGACTAGCAAGTATGACTATCTGATGACCTTGCGTCGGGTGATAGATGAGAGTACAGTGTGTCTGATGGGAcatgagaggagacagacactcaATATGATCACTGTCCTGGCCCTGAGGGTACTGGGGGAACAGAACGCCATCCCCAACACTGCCAACGTCACCTGCTTCTACCAGCCTGCGCCATACATGG